The Clostridiaceae bacterium HFYG-1003 genome includes a window with the following:
- the hutH gene encoding histidine ammonia-lyase, whose translation MEKLLLDGSSLTIEDFISVTRGMRKVGLTDASKQAVLKARELVDRFVSEHRVVYGLTTGFGKFSDVSIDQDETEALQRNLITSHCCGVGEPFPADIVRGIILLRVNALSKGFSGIRLETLESLIGMLNENVVPYVPEKGSLGASGDLAPLSHVALTLIGQGQAYYQGELMDGAEAMKKAGVPIITLSSKEGLALNNGTQVMTSVGTHTIWDAFNLIRQANGIAMLSFEALTGITDAYFEGTHKIRNQAGQVSCAKNFLELVEGSANTTKQGELRVQDAYSLRCLPQIHGASLDCFNYVRSKVENEINAVTDNPIIFVDEERVVSGGNFHGQPMALPFDFLKIGLAELANVSERRVERLVNPTLSNGLPAFLTERGGVNSGFMIVQYSAASLVSENKVLAHPASVDSIPSSANQEDHVSMGTIAARQAREILGNTRKVLAMELLTACQALDLRGNKGLGKGTQAFYDKARSVVDTLGEDRVMYYDIDKMEKLIESNELVKALDELQITLN comes from the coding sequence ATGGAAAAATTACTCCTGGATGGCAGCTCGCTGACCATCGAAGATTTCATCAGTGTGACCAGAGGCATGCGGAAAGTTGGTCTGACCGACGCATCCAAGCAGGCCGTACTGAAAGCAAGAGAACTGGTGGACCGGTTTGTCAGTGAACACCGCGTTGTATACGGACTCACTACCGGATTTGGTAAATTCAGTGATGTCAGCATTGATCAGGATGAAACCGAAGCACTCCAGAGAAATCTGATTACCAGCCATTGCTGTGGCGTGGGTGAACCATTCCCGGCGGACATTGTCCGCGGCATCATCCTGCTGCGCGTCAATGCACTGTCCAAGGGCTTCTCCGGAATCCGTCTGGAAACTCTGGAATCTCTCATTGGCATGCTGAATGAAAATGTGGTTCCGTATGTACCGGAAAAAGGCTCCCTGGGAGCATCCGGTGACCTGGCTCCCTTGTCTCATGTCGCGCTGACCCTGATCGGTCAGGGACAGGCTTACTATCAGGGAGAACTGATGGATGGCGCTGAGGCGATGAAAAAAGCCGGAGTGCCCATCATTACACTTTCTTCCAAAGAAGGCCTCGCACTGAATAACGGAACTCAGGTTATGACCAGCGTCGGTACCCACACGATCTGGGATGCGTTCAACCTGATTCGTCAGGCCAACGGAATTGCCATGCTGAGCTTTGAAGCTCTTACCGGTATTACCGATGCATACTTTGAAGGAACCCACAAAATCCGTAATCAGGCCGGACAGGTCAGCTGCGCCAAGAACTTCCTGGAACTGGTTGAAGGCTCTGCCAACACCACCAAGCAGGGGGAACTGAGAGTGCAGGATGCTTACTCCCTGCGCTGCCTGCCCCAGATCCACGGTGCATCACTGGACTGCTTCAACTACGTTCGGTCCAAGGTAGAAAATGAAATTAACGCTGTTACCGACAACCCGATCATCTTTGTGGATGAAGAGCGCGTTGTTTCCGGAGGAAACTTCCATGGACAGCCGATGGCTCTCCCATTTGATTTCCTGAAGATTGGTCTGGCAGAACTGGCCAACGTTTCAGAACGCAGAGTGGAACGTCTGGTTAACCCGACTTTATCCAATGGATTGCCGGCATTCCTGACCGAGCGCGGCGGAGTCAACTCCGGTTTCATGATCGTTCAGTATTCGGCGGCTTCCCTGGTTTCTGAAAACAAAGTCCTGGCGCATCCGGCTTCTGTGGATTCCATTCCGTCTTCCGCCAATCAGGAAGACCATGTATCCATGGGTACCATCGCTGCCAGACAGGCCAGAGAAATCCTGGGCAATACCCGGAAAGTTCTCGCCATGGAACTGCTGACCGCGTGCCAGGCACTGGATCTGCGCGGCAACAAGGGACTTGGCAAGGGAACCCAGGCATTCTATGACAAGGCACGTTCTGTGGTGGACACACTTGGTGAAGACCGCGTAATGTACTATGACATTGATAAAATGGAAAAACTCATTGAATCCAATGAGCTGGTCAAGGCGCTGGACGAACTCCAGATCACACTGAATTAA